The Bacteroidota bacterium genome contains a region encoding:
- a CDS encoding GTPase Era, protein MTHKAGFISIIGKPNVGKSTLMNALIGEKLSIITPKAQTTRHSIMGIINTDDYQVVFNDTPGIIDPQYGLQKSMMRFVDESLEGADVVLYIAEVGEKEIPAEALQRLQKTASPVVLALNKIDTLGQEEIVQKTEYWKGLFGFSSIVPISALNKFNTQALLEELVRYLPVCPPYYPKDQLTDKPEKFFAAEILREKIFFRYKKEIPYSTEVVIEQFKDEPELLRISAVIMVERDSQKGILIGEKGLALKNTGTAARKEMENFFGKKVFLEMFVKVKEKWRDTKSALKEFGYDD, encoded by the coding sequence ATGACACACAAAGCAGGGTTTATTAGTATCATTGGAAAGCCCAATGTGGGCAAGAGTACATTGATGAATGCGCTGATTGGCGAGAAGCTCTCCATCATCACTCCCAAGGCGCAAACAACGCGTCACAGCATTATGGGCATCATCAATACCGATGATTACCAAGTAGTGTTTAACGACACCCCGGGAATTATTGACCCGCAGTACGGTTTGCAAAAAAGCATGATGCGCTTTGTGGACGAAAGTCTTGAAGGGGCTGATGTAGTTTTATACATTGCTGAAGTAGGTGAAAAAGAAATTCCTGCTGAGGCTTTGCAGCGCTTACAAAAAACAGCTTCGCCGGTAGTATTGGCCCTGAACAAGATTGATACGCTTGGCCAAGAAGAGATTGTACAAAAGACTGAGTATTGGAAGGGGCTGTTTGGCTTCAGCTCAATCGTACCAATCTCTGCGCTTAATAAATTTAATACCCAAGCATTGCTTGAAGAACTGGTGCGTTACCTACCCGTTTGTCCCCCTTACTACCCTAAAGACCAACTGACAGATAAACCTGAAAAGTTTTTTGCCGCCGAAATTTTGCGCGAAAAAATATTTTTCAGGTATAAGAAAGAAATCCCCTACTCTACTGAGGTTGTTATTGAGCAATTTAAAGACGAGCCCGAGCTATTACGCATTAGCGCAGTGATAATGGTAGAACGCGACTCACAAAAGGGCATTTTAATAGGTGAAAAGGGACTTGCGCTTAAAAACACAGGAACGGCAGCCCGCAAAGAAATGGAGAACTTTTTTGGTAAGAAGGTGTTTTTGGAAATGTTTGTGAAAGTGAAGGAAAAATGGCGCGACACTAAAAGTGCTTTGAAAGAATTTGGATATGATGATTAA
- a CDS encoding acyl-CoA thioesterase, with protein sequence MKLITQKICMTRDLGIHGNLFGGNMLSWIDEAAASMAADVCNTPNMVTVKIDEVVFKRPVKLGYQILIYGDVLSIGNTSVTMKIEARKRNFYGGEEVVVCTTHITFVRIDDEGNAVPISGEVKRNYERLREAAAV encoded by the coding sequence ATGAAACTGATAACGCAAAAAATCTGTATGACCCGTGACCTCGGTATTCACGGTAATTTATTCGGAGGGAATATGCTGTCGTGGATAGACGAAGCCGCAGCATCAATGGCTGCCGATGTATGTAATACCCCAAATATGGTTACCGTCAAAATCGATGAAGTAGTGTTTAAACGTCCTGTAAAACTTGGATATCAAATATTGATTTATGGCGATGTATTGTCAATTGGTAATACTTCTGTAACCATGAAAATTGAGGCGCGGAAACGTAATTTTTACGGTGGCGAGGAAGTTGTGGTATGTACTACTCATATTACTTTTGTACGTATTGATGATGAGGGCAATGCAGTGCCTATATCAGGTGAGGTGAAGCGCAACTATGAGCGTCTGCGTGAGGCTGCTGCAGTATAA